A region of Dermochelys coriacea isolate rDerCor1 chromosome 1, rDerCor1.pri.v4, whole genome shotgun sequence DNA encodes the following proteins:
- the LOC119849842 gene encoding olfactory receptor 51G2-like — protein MSLLNDTKFKSAMFLLTGLPGQEDIHLWISIPFCLMYAISILGNSVILFIVKTDSSLHEPMYIFLSMLAVTDLGLSIATIPTVLGIYLFKSREISLNACFAQLFFIHSFQCIESSLLLLMAFDRFIAVRDPLRYASILTLPRTAKMGLVFVLRGVAVILPLPFLLRHYQYCQANVLSHSYCLHQEVMKMTCSDIRINSIYGLFTTLLSMGLDSLLIFLSYVMIIKTILSVVSHTECLRTLNTCVSHLCAVLLFYTPEISLSVIHRFGESSSPILQILLSYISLLVPPLLNPIVYSVKSKHLRVRIIRAFIK, from the coding sequence ATGTCACTTCTCAATGATACCAAATTCAAATCTGCAATGTTCCTTCTTACCGGGCTACCAGGTCAGGAAGACATTCATCTCTGGATCTCTATTCCCTTCTGCTTAATGTATGCTATTTCAATATTAGGAAATTCAGTCATTCTGTTCATTGTAAAAACAGATTCAAGCCTCCATGAGCCcatgtacattttcctttccatgttgGCAGTTACAGACCTTGGCTTATCGATAGCCACCATACCAACAGTACTGGGCATATACTTATTTAAATCTAGGGAGATCAGCCTCAATGCCTGTTTtgcccagctgttcttcatccactcATTTCAGTGCATTGAATCCTCCCTGCTCTTGTTAATGGCATTTGACCGCTTCATCGCAGTCCGTGACCCGCTGAGATATGCTTCCATCTTAACCCTGCCAAGAACTGCGAAGATGGGACTGGTGTTTGTGCTAAGAGGGGTGGCTGTAATACTcccactcccctttctcctgagaCATTACCAATACTGTCAAGCCAATGTCCTCTCCCATTCCTACTGCCTGCACCAGGAGGTCATGAAGATGACTTGTTCTGATATCAGAATCAACAGCATCTACGGTTTGTTTACTACACTCTTATCAATGGGGTTGGATTCGCTGCTCATCTTCCTCTCATATGTGATGATCATCAAAACAATATTAAGTGTTGTTTCCCATACAGAGTGCCTCAGGACCCTCAACACCTGcgtctcccacctctgtgccgtCCTGCTCTTCTACACGCCAGAGATCAGCCTGTCTGTGATACACAGATTCGGGGAGAGCTCTTCTCCCATACTTCAGATTCTCCTGAGCTACATCTCCCTGTTGGTGCCGCCCCTGCTGAACCCAATCGTCTACAGCGTGAAAAGCAAACATCTTCGTGTGAGGATAATCAGGGCCTTCATTAAGTGA